From Camelina sativa cultivar DH55 chromosome 7, Cs, whole genome shotgun sequence, one genomic window encodes:
- the LOC104704676 gene encoding uncharacterized protein LOC104704676: MGRIASDYFNKLFAQSDVCGISEMVQAVNPFVTEHMNRELTNDISEMEIRMVLFAMHPEKTPRPDWMTTFFFPRFWPFLKGDLVALVRDFFRTGKFDPKLNETNICLIPKVETPKIMAEFRPISLCNTNRMCSSGFLAFKTDMSKTYDRVEWDFLKALLSKKAEREEKITGIKIARDSPPISHFLFADDSLFFCQEDEEQCSTVMNIIGNYGKASGQEVNFDKSSIMFGKKVTSEVKDRVKSVIGISKEGASGQEVNFDKSSIMFGKKVTSEVKDRVKSVIGISKEGGMGSYLGIPESLGGSRVQVFCYVRHRMNDRVNGWTAKFLSKGGKEVLQKSVALALPTHVMSCFKLPQGLTTKLTSAISNFWWSSNGKDRGFH; encoded by the exons ATGGGGAGGATTGCCTCTGATTATTTTAATAAGCTTTTTGCACAATCGGATGTGTGTGGTATTTCAGAGATGGTACAAGCGGTTAATCCATTTGTTACAGAACATATGAATAGAGAGTTAACTAACGATATTTCAGAGATGGAAATTCGAATGGTCCTATTTGCAATGCACCCGGAGAAAACCCCGCGACCAGACTGGATGACAACATTTTTCTTTCCGAGGTTTTGGCCTTTTCTTAAAGGAGATTTGGTTGCTCTGGTTAGGGATTTCTTTCGGACTGGGAAGTTTGATCCCAAACTTAATGAGACTAATATTTGTCTGATCCCAAAGGTTGAAACGCCTAAAATAATGGCAGAATTTAGGcctattagtttgtgtaat ACCAATAGGATGTGTAGTTCTGGTTTTTTGgctttcaaaacggatatgagcaagACCTATGACCGTGTTGAATGGGATTTCCTGAAGGCG CTATTATCAAAAAAAGCAGAGAGGGAGGAAAAGATTACAGGCATTAAGATTGCTCGTGATTCGCCCCctatttctcattttctctttgcggatgatagtctgtttttctgTCAAGAGGATGAAGAACAATGTTCAACGGTCATGAATATCATAGGTAACTATGGTAAAGCATCTGGTCAGGAGGTAAATTTCGATAAGTCCTCcattatgtttggtaaaaaggtGACTTCAGAGGTTAAGGACAGGGTAAAATCAGTCATTGGAATCTCCAAGGAAGGGG CATCTGGTCAGGAGGTAAATTTCGATAAGTCCTCcattatgtttggtaaaaaggtGACTTCAGAGGTTAAGGACAGGGTAAAATCAGTCATTGGAATCTCCAAGGAAGGGGGTATGGGTTCCTATTTGGGAATTCCTGAGAGTCTCGGAGGCTCGAGAGTTCAAGTATTCTGTTACGTTCGACATAGGATGAATGACCGGGTGAATGGTTGGACAGCAAAATTCTTATCTAAGGGAGGGAAGGAAGTATTACAAAAGTCGGTGGCTTTGGCTCTCCCTACACATGTTATGTCTTGCTTCAAACTTCCTCAAGGCTTAACGACCAAATTGACGAGTGCTATATCAAATTTCTGGTGGAGTTCTAATGGGAAGGATCGGGGGTTTCACTAG
- the LOC104701259 gene encoding probable S-adenosylmethionine-dependent methyltransferase At5g38780: MSPTPEWVMMGGEDAESYKKHSAYQRALVEAANEKINEVILASLSLDLISNGFSVADFGCASGPNTFVAVQTIIDAVENKYRKETGQNPVDNIEFQVLFNDLSNNDFNSLFRTLPSDRRYYSAGVPGSFFDRVLPKQSLHIGVMNYAFQFISKVPKGILDRDSPMWNRDIHCTGFNNKVKKAYLDQYLVDTKKILDARAEELVPGGLMLILGSCLKDGMKMSETYRGIVLDLIGASLNDLAHHGIIEQEKVDSFNIRLYIAEEGELRQIIEENGKFTVEAFEDINQPIEESSDPKIFVASSKAALGGILSAHFGAEAMRKAFDLVEVKAHQNFSRIENAKPGMQYLIVLRKN; this comes from the exons atgtCTCCTACTCCAGAATGGGTCATGATGGGAGGAGAAGATGCTGAGAGTTACAAGAAGCATTCCGCATATCAg AGAGCGTTGGTGGAAGCGGCAAATGAAAAGATAAACGAAGTGATCTTAGCGAGCCTTAGTCTTGATTTGATTTCAAATGGGTTTAGTGTAGCCGATTTCGGCTGTGCGAGTGGACCTAACACTTTTGTGGCAGTCCAAACCATAATAGATGCTGTGGAAAACAAATACCGTAAGGAAACCGGACAAAACCCCGTGGATAACATCGAGTTCCAAGTCCTCTTCAACGACTTAAGCAATAACGATTTCAACTCTCTCTTCCGGACACTTCCCTCGGACAGGAGGTATTATAGCGCCGGCGTTCCTGGTTCTTTCTTCGACCGGGTTCTTCCTAAGCAGAGTCTCCACATCGGAGTCATGAATTACGCTTTTCAATTCATCTCAAAAGTTCCAAAAGGGATCTTGGACCGCGACTCTCCCATGTGGAACAGAGACATCCATTGCACCGGCTTCaacaacaaggtgaagaaagCGTATCTTGATCAGTACTTGGTCGACACCAAGAAAATATTGGATGCTCGAGCTGAAGAGCTCGTGCCCGGGGGATTGATGTTGATTTTAGGATCATGTCTTAAAGACGGTATGAAGATGTCGGAAACCTATAGAGGAATAGTCCTGGATTTAATTGGAGCTTCTTTAAATGATCTTGCTCATCATGGTATCATCGAGCAAGAGAAGGTGGACTCTTTCAACATCAGACTCTACATTGCAGAGGAAGGCGAGTTGAGGCAAATCATAGAAGAGAACGGGAAGTTCACAGTTGAGGCTTTCGAGGATATCAATCAGCCCATCGAGGAGTCATCAGATCCAAAGATCTTTGTAGCCTCCTCTAAGGCTGCCTTAGGTGGTATTCTATCCGCACATTTTGGAGCCGAAGCTATGAGAAAAGCCTTTGATCTCGTCGAGGTCAAGGCACACCAAAACTTTTCTCGCATCGAGAATGCCAAACCCGGAATGCAATACCTCATTGTACTTCGCAAGAACTGA
- the LOC104701260 gene encoding probable histone chaperone ASF1A codes for MSAINITNVAVLDNPAPFVSPFQFEISYECLNSLKDDLEWKLIYVGSAEDETYDQLLESVLVGPVNVGNYRFVLQADPPDPSKIREEDIIGVTVLLLTCSYMGQEFMRVGYYVNNDYEDEQLREEPPTKVLIDKVQRNILSDKPRVTKFPINFHPEDEQTAAATAAPPPEPSNEQQQPDANGEALVLPDQPPIPEPQES; via the exons ATGAGTGCTATCAACATCACCAACGTCGCCGTATTGGATAATCCTGCTCCTTTCGTTAGCCCTTTTCAGTTCGAGATCTCTTACGAGTGTTTGAACTCTCTCAAAGACG ATTTGGAATGGAAACTGATCTATGTAGGCTCAGCAGAAGATGAGACTTATGATCAACTTCTCGAGAGTGTGCTTGTAGGCCCTGTTAATGTTGGCAACTACCGGTTCGTTTTGCAG GCGGATCCTCCCGATCCATCAAAGATTCGTGAAGAAGACATCATTGGTGTCACTGTGCTGTTGTTGACATGTTCTTACATGGGTCAAGAATTCATGAGAGTTGGGTATTACGTGAACAATGACTACGAGGATGAGCAACTCAGGGAAGAGCCTCCAACTAAGGTTTTGATTGATAAAGTCCAGAGGAACATACTTTCAGACAAGCCTAGAGTGACTAAATTCCCTATTAATTTCCATCCAGAAGATGAGCAGACTGCTGCCGCCACTGCCGCTCCTCCTCCTGAACCTTCTAATGAACAACAACAGCCTGATGCCAATGGTGAAGCTCTGGTTTTGCCTGATCAGCCACCAATACCAGAACCTCAAGAGTCGTGA
- the LOC104701261 gene encoding cyclin-dependent kinase D-2-like, which produces MSKSGENQPVDRYLRRQVLGEGTYGVVYKATDTKTGKTVAVKKIRLGNQKEGVNFTALREVKLLKELNHPHIVELIDAFPHNGSLHLVFEYMQTDLEAVIRDRNIFLSPGDIKSYMLMTLKGLAYCHKKWVLHRDMKPNNLLVGENGLLKLADFGLARLFGSPDRRFTHQVFATWYRAPELLFGSRQYGAGVDVWAAGCIFAELLLRRPFLPGSTEIDQLGKIFQAFGTPVPSQWSDMIYLPDYMEFSYTPAPPLRTIFPMASDDALDLLAKMFIYDPRQRITIQQALDHRYFSSSPSPTEPGKLQIPASKGDALEPKASEQNQHGSSPAVLSPPGKMRRVMGPEGYT; this is translated from the exons ATGTCAAAATCCGGCGAAAACCAACCAGTAGATCGGTACCTTCGCCGGCAAGTACTCGGAGAAGGAACATACGGTGTCGTTTACAAAGCCACAGACACAAAG ACTGGGAAAACTGTAGCAGTGAAGAAGATTAGGTTAGGGAACCAAAAGGAAGGAGTAAATTTCACAGCTTTGAGAGAGGTTAAGCTATTAAAAGAGCTGAATCATCCACACATCGTTGAGCTCATTGATGCTTTCCCTCACAATGGAAGCTTGCATCTTGTTTTTGAGTATATGCAAACGGATTTAGAAGCGGTGATTCGTGACCGTAACATCTTCTTATCTCCTGGTGATATCAAGTCTTATATGTTGATGACTTTGAAGGGTTTAGCTTATTGTCATAAGAAATGGGTTCTTCACAG gGATATGAAGCCTAATAATTTGCTGGTTGGAGAGAATGGTTTGTTGAAGTTGGCTGATTTTGGTTTGGCTAGGTTGTTTGGGAGTCCGGATCGGAGGTTTACTCATCAG GTATTTGCTACATGGTACAGAGCGCCTGAGTTACTATTTGGGAGTCGACAGTATGGAGCTGGAGTTGATGTTTGGGCTGCAGGCTGTATCTTTGCTGAGCTATTACTTCGTAGACCATTTTTACCG GGTTCTACTGAGATTGATCAACTCGGAAAGATCTTTCAAGCTTTTGGAACTCCAGTACCTTCCCAATGGTCTGATATGATCTATCTCCCAGACTACATGGAGTTCTCCTATACACCCGCTCCACCATTACGTACCATTTTCCCAATGGCAAGCGATGATGCTTTGGATCTTCTAGCAAAAATGTTCATCTACGATCCACGACAAAGGATCACCATACAACAAGCTTTGGATCACAG GTACTTCTCGTCTTCTCCATCACCAACTGAGCCAGGGAAGCTTCAGATTCCAGCTTCAAAAGGAGACGCCCTCGAACCAAAAGCCTCTGAGCAAAACCAACATGGAAGCAGCCCGGCCGTTCTGTCACCTCCTGGAAAAATGAGGAGAGTGATGGGTCCTGAAGGATACACTTGA